The genomic DNA GCCAAGTGAGCGGGCTGCAAATTTCAGATCTGCTTCCGGAACATCTTCAATGGCAAGAATTCCTGCTTTTGCAAGGTAGAACTGGGCAGCATCTGCAATTCCTTTCTGGCAGAGGAGAACATTTGCTCCGGTTTTTGCCACAGCATCTGCCATCTCCTTTAATGCACTCCGCTCCTGTTCTGCAAATGCTTCGACCTGCTCAGTGCTTGAGATCTTGATCTTTGATTTGACCTCTGTCTTTTTGATCTCAAGCTCCTTCTGAACAATTGCAACCTTTGCATTGATTACGCGTTTTGGCATCTCCTGGTTAACGCGGGTCTTGTCAATAACGCAGCCCATGATAAGTTCTGCATCATCCATGGTTCCGCCGGTGTGCTTTTTGATCTTAACATCATCCTCATTCACCGTTACCTTGTTTCCATCCTTGGTGGCAACTTTCATTACCGCTTCAACAGAGATATCACTAATTTTATCCTTGACGTCCTCAATTGATTTGCCGGTAATTGCAGTCTGAACAATCTTCTTCATGACGTCCTTATTGTATGCGTCAGTCTTAGATGCCATTGACTGCAGAATTTCAAGAGCCTTCAGCATTCCCATCCGGTATCCACGGCAGATGACGGTTGGATGGATCTTCTTGTTAAGCAGGGACTCTGCCTGTTCCATAAGTGAGCCTACAAGAATGACAGCAGTGGTCGTCCCGTCTCCCACCTCTTCGTCCTGGGTTCTAGAGACTTCAATGACCATCTTTGCCCCAGGATGCTGGACAGAGATCTCATCAAGAATCGTAATACCATCATTGGTGATGGTGACATCTCCGGTCCCATCAATGAGCATCTTATCCATTCCACGTGGACCTAAGGTGGACCGAACCGCCTCAGCAAGTGCTTTTGCTGCTGCTATATTGGAGCGCTGGGCTTCATATCCCTGTGTACGCTCGACATTCTGTTTCAGAATGATTACCGGTTGTTGAGCAAGCATAGAATATCCTCCGTTTCAATACAGGTGGATTTAAAGTTCTATATAAAAATTGTGAGTTCGTGTCTCATAATGAAACCGGTTAGTCTATTCGGGAGACCTTAAACAGACTGTAAACCGGAACGCCGTCAATGTCTCGAATGCCGCGCTTATCAAAGAGAACACAACATGCTACAGGAACCGCACCATGCCTTTTGATATAGTTAATTACTTCCTGCAAGGTTTTGCCGGAGGTGATAACATCATCCACCACTACTATTCTCTCTCCGGCATGAATGTCAAAATTACCGCTCATGGATCCGATTGGTTCATCTCCTCCGGCATGTTTGGCAGGATGATA from Methanospirillum hungatei JF-1 includes the following:
- the thsA gene encoding thermosome subunit alpha, coding for MLAQQPVIILKQNVERTQGYEAQRSNIAAAKALAEAVRSTLGPRGMDKMLIDGTGDVTITNDGITILDEISVQHPGAKMVIEVSRTQDEEVGDGTTTAVILVGSLMEQAESLLNKKIHPTVICRGYRMGMLKALEILQSMASKTDAYNKDVMKKIVQTAITGKSIEDVKDKISDISVEAVMKVATKDGNKVTVNEDDVKIKKHTGGTMDDAELIMGCVIDKTRVNQEMPKRVINAKVAIVQKELEIKKTEVKSKIKISSTEQVEAFAEQERSALKEMADAVAKTGANVLLCQKGIADAAQFYLAKAGILAIEDVPEADLKFAARSLGATIVTKAEDLKKSDLGVAEKAEQLDDADMVVITGAKNPKTVTILLRGSTYYLVDELERAVVDATRVVMDAMEDGLFVPGGGAVESELTVRLRDYAVNVGGREQIAIEAYADAFAAIPITLAENSGYNPIDKLVELKKAHAEGKKNFGLNVYTGKLVDMQKEGVIEPIRCKRQAIQSSEEAVEMLLRVDDMMVSQSGKGGKPEPME